One genomic window of Azospirillum sp. TSH100 includes the following:
- the nuoG gene encoding NADH-quinone oxidoreductase subunit NuoG, with protein MPKLTIDGIEIEVEPGTSILQACEQLGIEIPRFCYHERLSVPANCRMCLVEMERAPKPVASCAMPCGDGMVVRTNSETVLKARKGVMEFLLINHPLDCPICDQGGECDLQDQAMAYGFDRGRYGENKRAVKDKYMGPVIKTIMTRCIHCTRCIRFINEVAGVPDVGAVYRGEHMEITTFVEKAIGSELSGNLADVCPVGALTHKPYAFTARPWELRKTETIDVLDAVGSNIRVDARGPEVMRVLPRVNDDINEEWLNDKSRYSYDGLKRQRLDRPYIRQNGKLVPASWAEAFTAIAARLKGLSGNRVAAIAGDLVDVEAQFALKELLSRLGSANLDCRQDGARFDTSVRAGYLFNSGIAGIEKADVILLVGTNPRWEGTLVNARIRKRYLAGGVTIASIGEQRDLTYPYSVIGSGPDTLQQLIDGSHPFSETLRAAKNPMIIVGMGAFQRADGLAVQAAARLVGEVYGMFRDDWSGFNVLHTAAARVGGIEAGFLPGEGGRDIHGILDGASKGEIDFVYLLGADEIDMAKLGNAFVVYQGHHGDAGAHRADVILPGAAYTEKNAVYVNTEGRPQLARLAVFPPGEAREDWKIVRALSEVLGTTLPFDTHGQLRQRLMAANPIFGAVGEMTPASWAPFGAQGPVDAAPFVTPITNFYMTDPISRASVTMANCTEALVGPAQERTGTHG; from the coding sequence ATGCCGAAACTGACCATCGACGGGATCGAGATCGAGGTCGAGCCGGGTACCTCGATCCTCCAGGCTTGCGAGCAGCTGGGGATCGAGATTCCGCGCTTCTGCTACCATGAGCGCCTCAGCGTGCCGGCCAACTGCCGCATGTGCCTCGTGGAGATGGAGCGCGCGCCCAAGCCGGTCGCGTCCTGCGCCATGCCCTGCGGCGACGGAATGGTCGTCCGCACCAACAGCGAGACCGTCCTGAAGGCCCGCAAGGGCGTCATGGAATTCCTGCTGATCAACCACCCGCTGGATTGCCCGATCTGCGATCAGGGCGGCGAGTGCGATCTCCAGGACCAGGCCATGGCCTATGGCTTCGACCGCGGCCGCTATGGCGAGAACAAGCGGGCGGTCAAGGACAAGTATATGGGTCCGGTCATCAAGACCATCATGACCCGTTGCATCCATTGCACCCGCTGCATCCGCTTCATCAACGAAGTGGCCGGTGTTCCCGATGTCGGCGCCGTCTATCGCGGCGAGCACATGGAGATCACCACCTTCGTCGAGAAGGCAATCGGCTCCGAGCTGTCGGGCAACCTCGCCGACGTCTGCCCGGTGGGTGCCCTGACCCACAAGCCCTACGCCTTCACGGCCCGCCCGTGGGAGCTGCGCAAGACCGAGACCATCGACGTCCTCGACGCGGTCGGCTCGAACATCCGCGTCGACGCCCGTGGGCCCGAGGTGATGCGCGTCCTGCCGCGCGTCAACGACGACATCAACGAGGAGTGGCTGAACGACAAGAGCCGCTACTCGTATGACGGTCTGAAGCGCCAGCGCCTGGACCGCCCCTACATCCGCCAGAACGGCAAGCTGGTTCCGGCCAGCTGGGCCGAGGCCTTCACCGCCATCGCGGCGCGCCTGAAGGGCCTGTCCGGCAACCGCGTCGCCGCCATCGCCGGCGATCTGGTCGATGTCGAGGCGCAGTTCGCGCTCAAGGAGCTGCTGTCGCGCCTGGGCTCGGCCAACCTGGATTGCCGCCAGGACGGTGCGCGGTTCGACACCTCGGTGCGCGCCGGCTACCTGTTCAATTCGGGCATCGCCGGCATCGAGAAGGCCGACGTCATCCTGCTGGTCGGCACCAACCCGCGCTGGGAAGGCACGCTGGTCAACGCCCGCATCCGCAAGCGCTATCTGGCCGGCGGCGTCACCATCGCCTCGATCGGCGAGCAGCGTGACCTGACCTATCCCTACAGCGTGATCGGCTCCGGTCCGGATACGCTCCAGCAGCTGATCGACGGCAGCCACCCGTTCTCCGAGACGCTGCGCGCCGCCAAGAACCCGATGATCATCGTCGGCATGGGCGCCTTCCAGCGCGCCGACGGTCTCGCGGTCCAGGCCGCCGCCCGTCTGGTCGGCGAGGTCTACGGCATGTTCCGCGACGACTGGAGCGGCTTCAACGTGCTGCACACCGCCGCGGCGCGCGTCGGCGGCATCGAGGCCGGCTTCCTGCCGGGCGAGGGCGGCCGCGACATCCACGGCATCCTCGACGGCGCGTCGAAGGGCGAGATCGACTTCGTCTACCTGCTGGGTGCCGACGAGATCGACATGGCCAAGCTCGGCAATGCCTTCGTCGTCTACCAGGGCCACCATGGCGATGCCGGCGCCCATCGCGCCGACGTCATCCTGCCGGGTGCCGCCTACACCGAGAAGAACGCGGTCTACGTCAACACCGAAGGCCGTCCGCAGCTCGCCCGCCTCGCGGTGTTCCCGCCTGGCGAAGCGCGCGAGGACTGGAAGATCGTCCGCGCCCTGTCGGAAGTGCTGGGCACCACGCTGCCCTTCGACACCCACGGCCAGCTGCGCCAGCGGCTGATGGCGGCCAACCCGATCTTCGGCGCGGTCGGCGAGATGACTCCGGCCAGCTGGGCGCCGTTCGGCGCGCAGGGCCCGGTCGACGCCGCCCCCTTCGTGACGCCGATCACCAACTTCTACATGACCGACCCGATCAGCCGGGCGTCGGTGACGATGGCCAACTGCACGGAAGCGCTGGTGGGCCCTGCTCAGGAGAGGACTGGCACCCATGGCTGA
- the nuoF gene encoding NADH-quinone oxidoreductase subunit NuoF — MLRDEDRIFTNLYGYQDFGLEAARKRGDWDNTASFLANGRDWIIEQVKESGLRGRGGAGFSTGMKWSFMPKNVTDKPVYLVINADEGEPGTCKDRDILRHDPHKLIEGCLIAGFAIGASACYIYIRGEFYNEGSNVQRAIDEAYAAGLIGKNACGTGYNYDVYIHRGAGAYICGEETALIESIEGKKGQPRNKPPFPAQAGLYSCPTTVNNVESIAVVPTILRRGASWFAGLGRPKNSGTKLFCISGHVNKPCNVEEEMGIPLKELIEKHAGGVRGGWDNLLGIIPGGSSVPVLPKSICDTVLMDFDSLREVQSGLGTAAVIVMDKSTDIVKAIARLSSFYAHESCGQCTPCREGTGWMSRVMQRMVTGNARMEEIDMLLQVTKQVEGHTICALGDAAAWPIQGLFRHFRPEVERRIQAYRNSAPLAAE; from the coding sequence ATGCTTCGCGATGAGGACCGCATCTTCACCAACCTCTACGGCTACCAGGACTTCGGTCTCGAGGCGGCCCGCAAGCGCGGTGACTGGGACAACACGGCGTCCTTCCTGGCCAATGGCCGGGACTGGATCATCGAGCAGGTGAAGGAATCGGGGCTGCGCGGCCGTGGCGGCGCCGGCTTCTCGACCGGCATGAAGTGGTCCTTCATGCCGAAGAACGTGACCGACAAGCCCGTCTATCTCGTCATCAACGCTGACGAGGGCGAGCCCGGCACCTGCAAGGACCGCGATATCCTGCGCCACGATCCGCACAAGCTGATCGAGGGCTGCCTGATCGCCGGTTTCGCCATCGGCGCCAGCGCCTGCTACATCTACATCCGTGGCGAGTTCTACAACGAGGGCTCCAACGTCCAGCGCGCCATCGACGAGGCGTATGCGGCGGGGCTGATCGGCAAGAACGCCTGCGGCACCGGCTACAATTACGACGTCTACATCCACCGGGGTGCGGGCGCGTATATCTGTGGCGAGGAAACCGCGCTCATCGAGTCGATCGAGGGCAAGAAGGGGCAGCCGCGCAACAAGCCGCCGTTCCCCGCCCAGGCCGGTCTCTATTCCTGCCCAACCACGGTGAACAACGTCGAATCGATCGCCGTCGTTCCGACCATCCTGCGTCGCGGCGCTTCGTGGTTTGCCGGCCTCGGCCGTCCGAAGAACTCGGGCACCAAGCTCTTCTGCATCTCCGGGCACGTCAACAAGCCGTGCAACGTGGAAGAGGAGATGGGCATCCCGCTGAAGGAGCTGATTGAGAAGCATGCCGGCGGCGTGCGCGGCGGCTGGGACAATCTGCTGGGCATCATCCCCGGCGGCTCGTCGGTTCCGGTCCTGCCGAAGTCGATCTGCGACACCGTCCTGATGGACTTCGACTCCTTGCGCGAAGTGCAGTCGGGCCTTGGCACCGCCGCGGTGATCGTGATGGATAAGTCCACCGACATCGTGAAGGCCATCGCCCGCCTGTCGTCCTTCTATGCGCATGAATCCTGCGGCCAGTGCACACCGTGCCGCGAAGGCACCGGCTGGATGAGCCGCGTCATGCAGCGCATGGTCACCGGCAACGCGCGCATGGAAGAGATCGACATGCTGCTGCAGGTCACCAAGCAGGTCGAAGGCCACACCATCTGCGCGCTCGGCGACGCTGCCGCCTGGCCGATTCAGGGCCTGTTCCGCCACTTCCGCCCGGAAGTCGAGCGGCGCATCCAGGCCTACCGCAACAGCGCCCCGCTGGCGGCCGAGTAA
- the nuoE gene encoding NADH-quinone oxidoreductase subunit NuoE — MSAPASDHGHAEPTSFTFTPENLELAKRIIAKYPAGKQASACMPLLDVAQRQHGGWLPRVAMDAVADLLGMPRIRVYEVATFYTMYNKNPVGRHHIQVCTTTPCWLRGSDDIVHTCKKKLGIEVGETTADGQFTLGEVECSGACVNAPVVQIGDDYYEDVAPEHMERILDALARGETPKPGSQTGRQSSEPVGGPTTLKAFTTAQADANTAQADD, encoded by the coding sequence ATGAGCGCGCCCGCTTCCGATCACGGCCACGCCGAGCCGACCAGCTTCACCTTCACTCCGGAAAATCTGGAGCTGGCGAAGCGCATCATCGCCAAGTACCCGGCCGGCAAGCAGGCCAGCGCCTGCATGCCGCTGCTGGACGTCGCCCAGCGTCAGCACGGCGGCTGGCTGCCGCGCGTCGCCATGGACGCCGTGGCCGACCTGCTGGGGATGCCGCGCATCCGCGTGTACGAGGTCGCGACCTTCTACACGATGTACAACAAGAACCCGGTCGGCCGGCACCATATCCAGGTCTGCACCACCACCCCCTGCTGGCTGCGCGGGTCGGACGACATCGTCCACACCTGCAAGAAGAAGCTCGGCATCGAGGTGGGCGAGACCACGGCCGACGGCCAGTTCACGCTCGGCGAGGTCGAGTGCTCGGGCGCCTGCGTCAACGCGCCGGTTGTGCAGATCGGTGACGATTACTACGAAGACGTTGCCCCGGAGCATATGGAGCGCATCCTCGACGCGCTGGCGCGCGGCGAGACGCCGAAGCCCGGCTCGCAGACCGGCCGTCAGTCCTCGGAGCCGGTCGGCGGCCCGACGACGCTGAAGGCCTTTACCACCGCGCAAGCGGACGCCAACACCGCGCAAGCGGACGATTGA
- a CDS encoding NADH-quinone oxidoreductase subunit D: MNFGPQHPAAHGVLRLVMELNGEVVERCDPHIGLLHRGTEKLIEYKTFIQAVPYFDRLDYVSPMCMEHAYVLGIENLLQIKAPLRAQYIRVLFSEITRILNHILSITTGALDVGAITPALWGFEEREILMEFYERVSGARLHANYFRPGGVAWDIPDGLLDDIWAFTERFPKFMDDLESLLTENRIFKQRTVDIGIVTKEQALDWAFTGPMLRGSGVAWDLRKSQPYEVYDRMEFDVPVGLTGDCWARYLVRMEEMKQSLRIIRQCCKEMPAGPYKIEDRKVSPPPRGEMKRSMEALIHHFKLFTEGFHVPAGETYTAIEAPKGEFGVYLVSDGTNKPYRCKIRAPGFAHLQGLDFMSKGHMLADAVANIASMDIVFGEIDR; this comes from the coding sequence ATGAATTTCGGGCCGCAGCACCCGGCCGCCCACGGCGTGCTCCGTCTGGTGATGGAGCTGAACGGCGAGGTGGTGGAGCGTTGCGATCCGCACATCGGCCTGCTGCACCGCGGCACCGAGAAGCTGATCGAGTACAAGACCTTCATCCAGGCCGTGCCGTATTTCGACCGGCTGGACTATGTCAGCCCGATGTGCATGGAGCACGCCTATGTGCTCGGCATCGAGAACCTGTTGCAGATCAAGGCACCGCTGCGCGCCCAGTACATCCGCGTGCTGTTCTCGGAAATCACGCGCATCCTGAACCACATCCTGTCGATCACGACGGGTGCGCTCGACGTCGGCGCGATCACTCCGGCGCTGTGGGGCTTCGAGGAACGCGAAATCCTCATGGAGTTCTACGAGCGTGTGTCGGGTGCCCGCCTGCACGCCAACTATTTCCGGCCGGGCGGCGTCGCCTGGGACATCCCGGACGGCCTGCTGGACGACATCTGGGCCTTCACCGAGCGTTTTCCGAAGTTCATGGACGACCTCGAAAGCCTGCTGACCGAGAACCGCATCTTCAAGCAGCGCACGGTCGACATCGGCATCGTCACCAAGGAGCAGGCGCTCGACTGGGCCTTCACCGGCCCGATGCTGCGCGGCTCCGGCGTTGCCTGGGATCTGCGCAAGTCGCAGCCCTACGAGGTCTACGACCGCATGGAGTTCGACGTCCCGGTCGGTCTGACCGGCGACTGCTGGGCGCGCTATCTGGTTCGCATGGAGGAGATGAAGCAGTCGCTGCGCATCATCCGTCAGTGCTGTAAGGAGATGCCGGCCGGTCCCTACAAGATCGAGGACCGCAAGGTATCCCCGCCGCCGCGCGGCGAGATGAAGCGCTCGATGGAAGCGCTGATCCACCACTTCAAGCTCTTCACCGAGGGCTTCCACGTTCCCGCCGGCGAGACTTACACCGCCATCGAGGCGCCCAAGGGCGAGTTCGGCGTGTATCTGGTGTCCGACGGCACCAACAAGCCCTACCGCTGCAAGATCCGCGCGCCGGGCTTCGCCCATCTTCAGGGCCTGGACTTCATGTCGAAGGGTCACATGCTGGCCGACGCCGTCGCCAACATCGCCTCGATGGACATCGTTTTCGGAGAAATCGATCGATGA
- a CDS encoding NADH-quinone oxidoreductase subunit C, with protein MSEQALKELGDVIAAKIGGDVLKVEVRLGELMVTVNRPAILAVLTALRDDPATRFEQLTDITAVDYPDRAERFEVVYQLLSYTHNRRMRVKLATDEDTPVPSAVAVFSAANWFEREVWDLFGIFFENHPDLRRILTDYGFEGHPFRKDFPLTGYVEARYDEDQKRVIYEPVRLTQDFRAFDFLSPWEGMTNVMLPGDEKAALQDGSKKP; from the coding sequence ATGTCCGAACAGGCGTTGAAGGAACTCGGGGACGTTATCGCCGCCAAGATCGGCGGCGACGTCCTGAAGGTCGAGGTGAGGCTCGGCGAACTGATGGTGACGGTCAATCGGCCCGCCATCCTGGCGGTGCTGACCGCGCTGCGCGACGATCCGGCCACCCGGTTCGAGCAGCTGACCGACATTACCGCGGTCGATTACCCGGACCGTGCGGAGCGGTTCGAGGTCGTCTACCAGCTGCTCAGCTACACCCACAACCGGCGCATGCGCGTGAAGCTGGCAACCGACGAGGACACGCCCGTCCCGTCGGCCGTTGCCGTCTTCAGCGCGGCGAACTGGTTCGAGCGTGAGGTGTGGGACCTGTTCGGCATCTTCTTCGAGAATCATCCGGACCTGCGCCGTATCCTCACCGACTACGGGTTCGAGGGGCATCCCTTCCGCAAGGACTTCCCGCTGACCGGCTACGTCGAAGCCCGCTACGACGAGGACCAGAAGCGCGTGATCTACGAGCCGGTCCGTCTGACCCAGGATTTCCGCGCCTTCGACTTCCTTAGCCCGTGGGAAGGCATGACCAACGTCATGCTGCCCGGCGATGAGAAGGCGGCCCTCCAGGACGGGAGCAAGAAGCCGTGA